One window of the Rufibacter radiotolerans genome contains the following:
- a CDS encoding NAD(P)-dependent oxidoreductase: MFSGSVNSYFRVLTNTETMKVGFIGLGIMGSRMAANLQKAGHELVVYNRTPEKAEDLVKEGATLASSPEEVGRQCRVVFTMLATPEAVEDVALGKDGFLKELPGNSLWVDSSTVNPSFSQRMAQITLKMGHRYLDAPVSGSLMPAQTGQLVFLVGGEAKDVEEVKPLLEVMGKAVQHIGPHGQGASMKMVNNMLFGQIMAAFAEALRLGTSLGLTEEVLCQTLMNGPGGAPFLKMKEQKLLTRDFSAEFPLEWLHKDLHLAGVTAYEQGIALPTLHAAKELYAQAKQAGLGQEDFSAIYQFVNPKK; encoded by the coding sequence CTGTTTTCCGGGTCCGTAAATAGTTACTTTCGCGTTCTAACTAACACAGAAACCATGAAAGTAGGATTTATAGGATTAGGCATCATGGGTAGCCGCATGGCCGCCAACCTGCAGAAAGCAGGGCATGAACTGGTGGTCTATAACCGCACCCCAGAAAAAGCTGAAGACCTGGTAAAAGAGGGCGCCACCCTGGCTTCCAGCCCAGAGGAAGTAGGCCGCCAATGCCGCGTGGTTTTTACTATGCTGGCCACGCCAGAGGCCGTGGAGGATGTAGCCCTAGGTAAAGACGGTTTCCTGAAAGAACTGCCCGGCAACTCGCTTTGGGTAGACTCCAGCACCGTGAACCCCTCCTTCTCGCAACGCATGGCGCAGATCACCCTCAAAATGGGACACCGGTATTTAGATGCCCCGGTATCTGGTTCCTTGATGCCCGCCCAAACCGGCCAACTGGTGTTTCTGGTGGGCGGCGAGGCCAAAGACGTGGAAGAAGTTAAGCCCTTGCTGGAGGTGATGGGCAAGGCGGTGCAGCACATTGGGCCGCACGGGCAGGGTGCCAGCATGAAAATGGTCAACAACATGCTCTTCGGGCAGATCATGGCGGCCTTCGCCGAGGCCCTCCGCTTGGGTACTTCTTTGGGCCTCACCGAGGAAGTGCTTTGCCAGACGTTGATGAACGGCCCTGGGGGCGCCCCGTTCCTTAAAATGAAGGAGCAAAAGCTGCTCACCCGTGATTTTTCCGCGGAGTTCCCCCTGGAGTGGCTGCACAAAGACCTGCACCTGGCCGGGGTAACGGCTTATGAGCAGGGCATTGCGCTGCCTACCCTGCACGCGGCCAAGGAATTGTATGCCCAGGCCAAACAGGCCGGTTTAGGCCAGGAAGACTTCTCGGCTATCTATCAGTTTGTGAACCCCAAGAAATAA
- a CDS encoding sensor histidine kinase has translation MRLQSKLTLFSAASKVIIFLVILLLLPTLVNKVALLNADNRLLQKEERMYQIIEDQGIESFITGETGNAYGSYNLFREEFISLEEISSGKVVNSIENSLRKVDNAVVEYRVLSSTFDLGGKRYLLEIGRSLDTIGDNSKMLQTYALYFLLGVVLITIFVDQAYNKLLLRPLTLIVKRLQRVEHPSAFTPKELNTNTTDFLYLNNTINAMMGQIQEAFQKEKEFIGNVSHELLTPISILQNRLENLLSDPETPETLLEKLVDNLRTLHRLKNIIQALLLISRIENEQYLKNEAVNIPQLAREVAEEIEERAEAREVSLHLDLTGDFTLANANQSLLFTLLFNVVNNAIKYNKPQGSITIKGEPTATGYELSIIDTGVGIAEDQLPHIFSRFKRFHAPDGESHGLGLPIVNTIATFHGIDVSVTSVKDQGTTFKFQFPVQG, from the coding sequence ATGCGTCTCCAATCTAAGCTTACGCTGTTCAGTGCGGCCTCAAAGGTGATCATCTTTCTGGTGATTCTGCTGTTGCTGCCCACCTTGGTGAACAAGGTGGCCCTCCTGAACGCCGATAACCGTTTGCTGCAGAAAGAGGAGAGGATGTACCAGATCATTGAGGACCAGGGCATAGAATCTTTCATCACCGGTGAGACCGGGAATGCCTACGGCAGTTACAACTTGTTTCGGGAGGAGTTTATCTCACTGGAGGAAATCTCTTCGGGGAAGGTGGTCAACAGCATTGAGAATAGCTTGCGCAAGGTAGACAATGCCGTGGTGGAGTACCGGGTGCTTTCTTCTACGTTTGACCTGGGCGGCAAACGGTACCTGCTGGAAATTGGCCGCTCCCTGGACACCATTGGGGACAACAGCAAAATGCTGCAGACCTATGCCCTTTACTTCCTGCTGGGCGTGGTCCTGATCACCATCTTTGTGGACCAGGCCTATAACAAACTGCTGCTGCGCCCGCTCACCCTCATTGTCAAACGCCTGCAGCGCGTGGAGCACCCCAGTGCCTTTACCCCCAAGGAACTTAACACCAATACCACCGATTTCCTGTACCTAAACAACACCATCAATGCCATGATGGGGCAGATACAGGAGGCGTTCCAGAAGGAAAAGGAGTTCATTGGCAACGTCTCGCATGAGCTTTTGACGCCCATCTCCATTCTACAGAACCGGCTGGAGAACCTGCTTTCTGACCCAGAGACCCCTGAAACCCTGCTGGAGAAACTGGTAGATAACCTAAGAACGCTGCACCGTTTAAAGAACATTATCCAGGCGCTATTGCTGATCTCACGCATTGAGAATGAGCAGTACCTCAAGAACGAGGCCGTCAATATTCCGCAGTTGGCCCGTGAGGTAGCCGAGGAAATTGAGGAGCGCGCCGAGGCTAGGGAAGTCAGCCTGCACCTGGACCTTACAGGGGATTTTACGCTCGCTAATGCCAACCAATCCTTGCTGTTTACGCTGCTCTTTAACGTGGTCAATAACGCCATCAAATACAACAAGCCCCAAGGCAGCATTACCATCAAAGGTGAGCCCACTGCCACTGGCTATGAGCTGTCCATCATTGATACCGGGGTAGGCATTGCCGAGGATCAGTTGCCCCACATCTTCAGCCGGTTCAAGCGTTTTCATGCCCCAGACGGTGAGAGCCACGGCCTGGGTCTGCCCATTGTCAATACCATTGCCACCTTCCATGGAATAGACGTTTCCGTGACGTCTGTGAAAGACCAGGGCACCACGTTCAAGTTCCAGTTTCCGGTTCAGGGCTAA
- a CDS encoding PDZ domain-containing protein, producing MDQPPHTALRTSFFIGCLFLGLILIPALASGQTMPDKEEGLKFEFPRNKVRIPFKLVHNLVIIPIQINNSKPLNFVVDTGVDRTILIELNPYDSIALLDVQSLFLRGLGRGAGIQAILSTGNLIRFSGLEARNQSVLVLEENIFELSSRVGMDVNGIIGFPLFQNFVVEMDYANKIMTLYKPGKYPERKARKSTMVPLTIEDAKPYVNVKAVFPDGQKFPMRLIVDSGMSSCLLLYTPTLPGVKLPDKRIKAFLGRGLNGEIHGEITRIKALELGEYTLKNPPASFPDTVSIRYALSLNNRNGNLGADVLQRFKVVFDYQKSRMLLRPTSKLRDPFVYNLSGLELITPIPGFNFYTVSDVLPDSPAEKAGLRAGDAIISINGEACLEKSFSEVLDLFQNKPGRKLTLKVSRQMKEFNTTLHLQDLI from the coding sequence ATGGATCAACCTCCACATACTGCGCTTCGTACCAGCTTCTTCATTGGGTGCCTCTTTCTGGGGTTAATATTGATTCCTGCCCTGGCGAGCGGCCAAACCATGCCCGATAAGGAGGAAGGGCTCAAATTCGAGTTTCCGCGCAATAAGGTCCGGATTCCGTTCAAGCTGGTGCATAACCTGGTCATCATCCCTATCCAGATTAATAATTCCAAGCCGCTCAATTTCGTGGTGGACACAGGCGTAGACCGAACCATCTTAATTGAGCTGAACCCCTATGACTCCATTGCCTTGCTGGATGTGCAGAGCCTTTTCCTGCGGGGCCTTGGCCGGGGTGCCGGTATCCAGGCCATTCTGTCTACTGGTAACCTCATCCGGTTCTCGGGGCTGGAGGCCCGCAACCAAAGCGTATTGGTACTGGAGGAAAATATCTTTGAGCTGTCTAGCCGGGTAGGCATGGACGTGAACGGCATTATTGGGTTTCCCTTGTTCCAGAATTTTGTGGTGGAGATGGACTACGCCAACAAAATAATGACCTTGTATAAACCAGGTAAGTACCCGGAGCGCAAGGCCCGGAAGAGCACAATGGTTCCCTTAACCATTGAAGATGCCAAGCCCTACGTGAACGTGAAGGCAGTTTTCCCAGATGGGCAGAAGTTTCCCATGCGTCTGATTGTGGACAGCGGAATGAGTTCCTGCCTATTGCTCTATACCCCCACCTTACCCGGCGTGAAACTCCCCGACAAACGGATCAAAGCCTTCCTGGGCCGGGGCCTAAACGGCGAGATACACGGCGAAATTACCCGCATCAAAGCCCTGGAGCTAGGCGAATACACCCTTAAAAACCCGCCGGCCTCTTTCCCGGATACCGTTTCCATCAGGTACGCGCTTTCTTTGAACAACCGTAACGGCAACCTGGGGGCCGACGTGCTGCAGCGCTTTAAGGTGGTGTTTGATTACCAGAAATCCAGGATGCTGCTGAGGCCCACCAGTAAACTCAGGGACCCCTTTGTATACAACCTGAGCGGGCTGGAGCTGATCACGCCTATTCCGGGGTTCAACTTCTACACGGTTTCAGACGTGTTACCCGACTCGCCGGCAGAGAAAGCAGGCCTCCGGGCCGGCGATGCCATCATCAGCATCAACGGGGAGGCGTGCCTGGAAAAGTCATTCAGTGAGGTGCTGGACCTGTTCCAGAACAAACCCGGCCGCAAACTCACCCTCAAGGTCAGCCGCCAGATGAAAGAGTTCAATACCACCCTCCACCTGCAGGACCTGATTTGA
- a CDS encoding DUF2721 domain-containing protein — translation MEITLTTPALLFPALSLLLLAFTNRFMALAKLIRDLKHIYQNTQSHLIYGQIQNLRTRLLLIRNMQAFGIASMFSCVLCMFMIYAGWQTTGKIVFGLGLVLLMVSMVLSLWEIQISVKALELELSDLEHKDDLTPSAALT, via the coding sequence ATGGAAATCACCCTCACTACCCCCGCCCTGCTGTTTCCGGCGCTCTCCTTGCTGTTGCTGGCCTTTACCAACCGGTTTATGGCCCTGGCCAAGCTTATCAGGGACCTCAAGCATATTTACCAGAACACCCAGAGCCATCTCATCTATGGGCAGATCCAGAATCTGCGCACCCGGTTGTTGCTCATCCGGAACATGCAGGCCTTTGGCATTGCCAGCATGTTTTCCTGCGTGTTGTGTATGTTCATGATTTACGCCGGCTGGCAAACCACGGGAAAGATTGTCTTTGGGCTGGGGTTGGTGCTACTCATGGTGTCTATGGTGCTTTCTTTGTGGGAAATCCAAATCTCTGTGAAAGCCCTGGAACTGGAACTTAGTGACCTGGAGCACAAAGATGACCTCACTCCTTCTGCCGCCCTGACCTGA